In Hyphomicrobiales bacterium, a single window of DNA contains:
- a CDS encoding aminopeptidase P family protein, which yields MAIHFTRDEFKARMEKATAAMAARGLDGMLLFQQESMYWLTGYDTFGFCFFQCLYVGADGKMALLTRSADLRQAQHTSIIDDIRIWTDAAGAQPAGQLKDMLESLGCRGHTLGIETKSYGLTHFNGKAVDTALDGFCILKEATDLFDRLRLVKSPAELKYVRKAGELGDAALKAAIRKTKAGADEGDILAAQQAAIFAGGGDYPANEFIIGSGRDALLCRYKAGRRKLGKRDQLTLEWAGVYRHYHAAFMRTLIIGKATKHHEAMDTACQAALAAVEEKLRPGNTAGDVFAAHARVMDEHGMKDHRLNACGYSLGAKFTPSWMDSPMFYTGNDAELGAGMVFFAHMILMDSKSANAYCLGRTYILTKGKPEPVSTFPLGMIER from the coding sequence ATGGCGATCCATTTTACCCGTGACGAATTCAAGGCCCGCATGGAAAAGGCAACCGCCGCCATGGCGGCGCGCGGCCTCGATGGCATGCTGCTCTTCCAGCAGGAGAGCATGTACTGGCTGACCGGCTACGACACCTTCGGCTTCTGCTTCTTCCAGTGCCTCTATGTGGGTGCTGATGGAAAGATGGCTTTGCTCACCCGCTCCGCCGATCTGCGGCAGGCCCAGCACACCTCCATCATCGACGACATCCGCATTTGGACCGATGCCGCGGGCGCACAGCCCGCCGGGCAACTGAAGGACATGCTGGAAAGCCTCGGCTGCCGCGGCCACACGCTTGGCATCGAAACCAAGTCCTATGGCCTCACCCACTTCAACGGCAAGGCGGTGGATACAGCGCTTGACGGCTTCTGCATTCTCAAGGAAGCAACCGACCTCTTCGACCGCCTGCGCCTCGTGAAGTCGCCTGCCGAACTGAAATACGTGCGCAAGGCCGGCGAACTGGGCGACGCAGCACTCAAGGCCGCCATCCGCAAGACCAAGGCCGGCGCGGATGAAGGCGATATCCTCGCCGCACAGCAGGCTGCCATCTTCGCAGGCGGCGGTGACTATCCCGCCAACGAATTCATCATCGGCTCGGGACGCGACGCGCTTCTCTGCCGCTACAAGGCGGGCCGCCGCAAACTGGGCAAGCGCGATCAGCTCACGCTGGAGTGGGCAGGGGTCTACCGCCACTATCACGCCGCCTTCATGCGCACGCTCATCATCGGCAAGGCCACGAAGCATCACGAGGCCATGGACACCGCCTGCCAGGCCGCGCTTGCGGCAGTGGAAGAGAAATTGCGCCCCGGCAACACGGCGGGCGATGTCTTCGCCGCCCATGCCCGCGTCATGGACGAGCACGGCATGAAGGATCACCGCCTCAATGCCTGCGGCTATTCGCTCGGCGCCAAATTCACGCCAAGCTGGATGGATAGCCCCATGTTCTACACTGGCAATGATGCCGAACTGGGAGCAGGCATGGTCTTCTTCGCCCACATGATCCTGATGGATTCGAAATCGGCCAACGCCTATTGCCTCGGCCGCACCTACATACTCACCAAAGGCAAGCCTGAACCGGTATCGACATTTCCGTTGGGGATGATCGAGAGGTGA